In Leptospira stimsonii, a single window of DNA contains:
- the fliD gene encoding flagellar filament capping protein FliD, with product MPAFTIPGLSSGQDTNLIVKKLVELEGKPIRRLEQQNSFNKAQVKAWNDLKIVTTDLQNKTRALISFTAPFAMKNIVSEPEGVVSGDASRSASAGKRKIEIKELATFHQVSGDKTDANKQIPAGSFKIFSGDSEKEIEFSGGTIRDLASAIKVSAAGLVNTGLVKVDGDNYVLTLTAGLSGKERKLKFEDANGVLQASGLVGATEPADPPKEINLLPEADQILVFQSEKYGIPADAKPTFKEENGKKWIEVASVGSFQFGIPTSEFKKNTKIELITSTQFGPDDKLELGILYKENDKEKMILETASKQEGKIVLNLKSFPSGMKAHKILFANSSGKTVVLENFHIVIPGEFRGAKPAKEITEAKDAVFLVDGIEVSRPKNEGLTDVLDGVSMNLLKKTEGPVSIDIKTDSDKGLEMIKEFIAAYNTVLKFSKESTAVDKNAQVNDGKEDGGEIGQTFWEGKTKTGLLSGEHTVLRLIAGMKTVASSSYPVTGENPVRMLSDIGISTGNVGSKWADIQDGFLILDEEKLKNKLAENPDAVRNLFAIDTNSDARMDTGVAVDLLEHVKPYTQYAGGLVSGKVKMLEEQVTDNNKKIKEYENHLVSYEKKLKSKFLYMEQGVGKNKAVGAYLNNNLRGARNE from the coding sequence ATGCCCGCATTTACGATTCCAGGACTTAGCTCCGGTCAAGACACGAATTTGATCGTAAAAAAACTGGTTGAATTGGAAGGAAAACCGATTCGCCGACTTGAGCAACAGAATTCGTTTAACAAAGCTCAAGTAAAAGCGTGGAACGATCTAAAAATCGTAACCACCGACCTCCAGAATAAAACCAGAGCACTCATCTCTTTTACCGCTCCCTTTGCGATGAAGAATATCGTATCCGAACCGGAAGGCGTCGTAAGCGGGGACGCTTCCCGTTCCGCGAGCGCTGGAAAACGTAAAATCGAAATCAAAGAACTCGCGACCTTTCACCAAGTTTCCGGAGACAAAACCGACGCGAACAAACAAATACCTGCCGGAAGTTTTAAAATCTTTTCGGGGGATTCCGAAAAAGAAATCGAATTCTCCGGAGGAACGATTCGAGATCTTGCAAGCGCTATCAAAGTATCCGCCGCGGGACTTGTGAATACGGGTCTTGTAAAAGTGGACGGAGACAATTACGTTCTCACGTTGACAGCTGGACTTTCCGGTAAAGAACGCAAGCTCAAGTTCGAGGATGCGAATGGAGTTCTTCAAGCATCCGGTCTCGTAGGCGCAACGGAGCCCGCAGATCCGCCGAAAGAAATCAATCTTCTTCCCGAAGCGGATCAGATTCTCGTGTTTCAATCCGAGAAATACGGAATTCCCGCAGATGCAAAACCTACTTTCAAAGAGGAGAATGGGAAAAAATGGATCGAAGTTGCGAGCGTCGGTTCGTTTCAATTCGGAATTCCGACTTCGGAATTTAAGAAGAATACAAAGATAGAACTCATAACGTCTACCCAGTTTGGACCGGATGATAAACTAGAATTAGGAATTCTTTATAAAGAAAACGATAAAGAGAAAATGATCTTGGAAACCGCTTCCAAACAGGAAGGAAAGATCGTCCTTAATCTCAAAAGTTTTCCGTCGGGCATGAAAGCTCATAAGATTCTTTTTGCGAACTCGAGCGGAAAGACGGTTGTATTAGAAAATTTTCATATAGTTATTCCCGGAGAATTCAGAGGAGCAAAACCTGCAAAGGAAATCACCGAAGCAAAAGACGCAGTCTTCCTCGTAGACGGAATCGAAGTCAGTCGCCCAAAAAACGAGGGATTGACGGACGTTCTCGACGGAGTTTCGATGAACCTTCTCAAAAAAACGGAAGGGCCGGTTAGCATCGATATCAAGACGGATTCCGATAAGGGTCTCGAGATGATCAAAGAATTCATAGCCGCTTACAATACGGTTCTAAAGTTTTCGAAAGAATCCACCGCGGTCGATAAGAATGCGCAGGTAAACGACGGAAAAGAGGACGGCGGTGAAATCGGGCAAACTTTCTGGGAAGGAAAAACCAAAACGGGACTTTTATCGGGAGAACATACCGTTCTTCGTCTGATAGCGGGAATGAAAACGGTTGCGAGTTCTTCTTATCCGGTTACGGGTGAGAATCCCGTGCGAATGTTAAGCGACATCGGAATTTCCACGGGAAACGTGGGAAGCAAATGGGCCGATATCCAGGACGGTTTTTTGATTCTCGACGAAGAGAAGTTAAAAAACAAACTCGCCGAAAATCCGGACGCGGTTCGAAATCTCTTTGCGATCGACACAAATTCGGACGCGAGAATGGATACAGGAGTCGCCGTGGATCTTTTAGAACACGTAAAACCTTACACGCAATATGCGGGCGGTCTTGTTTCCGGAAAAGTGAAGATGCTCGAAGAGCAAGTCACTGATAATAATAAGAAGATTAAAGAATACGAAAACCATCTCGTGAGTTACGAGAAAAAACTGAAATCCAAGTTTCTTTATATGGAGCAGGGAGTCGGTAAAAACAAGGCCGTGGGAGCGTATCTGAACAACAACCTCAGAGGCGCCAGAAACGAGTGA
- a CDS encoding MIP/aquaporin family protein has product MISPVLGEFLGTFVLILLGNGVVAGVLLEHSKSKDSGWIVITTGWAFAVMLGIFTSNAFGSPDAHLNPAVTLAFAIKSGDYSKLLIYIPAQVAGAFLGAVFNFLHYLPHWKETKDKGKILAVFSTEPAISHTVSNFFSEFLGTFLLILGIVSIFSPTMQGLTTHFGAFLVGILVWSIGLSMGGTTGYAINPARDLGPRLAHFLLPIPGKGSSNWKYAWLPVVAPLSGAALAGFVLGFF; this is encoded by the coding sequence ATGATATCGCCTGTTTTGGGAGAATTTTTAGGAACTTTCGTCTTGATCCTTTTGGGAAACGGAGTCGTCGCCGGTGTTCTACTCGAACACAGCAAATCCAAGGACAGCGGTTGGATCGTAATCACAACGGGTTGGGCTTTTGCCGTGATGCTCGGCATTTTTACTTCCAACGCCTTCGGAAGTCCGGACGCACATCTCAACCCAGCGGTGACACTCGCGTTCGCGATCAAGTCCGGAGACTATTCGAAATTACTAATATACATTCCCGCTCAAGTCGCTGGCGCTTTTTTAGGAGCAGTATTCAATTTTTTGCATTATCTTCCTCATTGGAAAGAGACAAAAGATAAAGGAAAGATCCTCGCAGTCTTTTCGACGGAACCTGCGATTTCACATACCGTTTCCAATTTTTTTAGCGAATTCTTAGGAACCTTTTTACTTATTTTAGGAATCGTTTCCATCTTCTCTCCAACAATGCAAGGATTGACAACCCATTTCGGCGCATTCTTAGTCGGTATTTTAGTTTGGAGTATCGGCCTATCGATGGGAGGAACGACCGGTTACGCGATCAATCCTGCGAGAGACTTAGGTCCGAGACTCGCACATTTTCTGCTTCCGATTCCGGGAAAAGGATCTTCGAATTGGAAGTATGCTTGGCTTCCCGTGGTTGCACCTTTGAGCGGAGCCGCTCTTGCAGGATTTGTGCTCGGTTTCTTTTGA